In one Spirosoma rigui genomic region, the following are encoded:
- a CDS encoding response regulator, with product MPQPSFPILLVDDDPLIADVLSRASQTSFPEASFISVTNFQDAKTYIDDLEGKGPKIVLLDIDLQDKVDGLDFLALLRTHPKGRLLPVVMLSASKTERQVERAYAFGASAFTVKPFSYADWKVYLGHLRVYWYETVTLLDVRHRKES from the coding sequence ATGCCGCAGCCTTCTTTTCCTATTTTACTCGTTGATGACGACCCCTTGATTGCCGATGTGCTCAGTCGGGCTTCCCAGACCAGCTTTCCCGAGGCATCCTTTATTTCTGTCACTAACTTTCAAGACGCAAAAACATACATCGATGACCTGGAGGGTAAAGGTCCGAAGATTGTTTTGTTAGATATTGACTTGCAGGACAAAGTAGACGGGCTGGATTTTTTAGCCTTGCTCCGGACGCATCCAAAAGGTCGTTTGTTACCCGTTGTTATGCTGTCGGCCAGTAAAACCGAGAGGCAGGTCGAGCGGGCTTACGCATTCGGGGCCTCGGCCTTCACCGTCAAACCGTTCTCCTACGCCGACTGGAAAGTATACCTCGGTCACCTGCGTGTTTACTGGTACGAAACCGTTACGTTGCTGGATGTCAGGCACCGCAAGGAAAGCTGA
- a CDS encoding glycosyltransferase family 2 protein: MNEAPMSTEPTDQSPLVSVIIPCYNHAAFLQQAIDSIDRQTYAPIEIVVVDDGSVDHTNEVASQNQHVRYVYQHNQGLSAARNTGYRASQGHFLVFLDADDVLYPHAIAYNLAQLLARPDAAFVSGGHEGVDQQLNVLWTTQRVVTDHHYRHFLMGNYIGMHATVMYRRWVFDTYLFDSSLRACEDYQLYLAVSAQHPVLHHTNILTGYRQHGTNMSSDSLLMMTVSLSVLQQHEVLLRDEADRQAYKQGVTFWQKLYCQQMYLQLTSPSLVLNPDRRAGYVQKLRQNEPVLFMRYQLFRYVPVKSFLKRMLPRPLIKWLKQAKK; encoded by the coding sequence ATGAACGAAGCACCAATGTCAACCGAGCCAACCGATCAATCGCCACTCGTTTCTGTAATTATTCCGTGTTATAACCACGCTGCCTTTTTGCAGCAGGCCATCGACAGCATTGACCGACAGACCTATGCGCCAATCGAAATTGTCGTAGTCGATGATGGTTCTGTTGACCACACGAACGAAGTTGCGTCGCAGAATCAACATGTGCGGTACGTATACCAGCATAACCAGGGTTTGTCGGCGGCCCGCAACACGGGTTACCGAGCCAGCCAGGGCCATTTTCTGGTATTTCTCGACGCGGATGATGTGCTTTACCCTCACGCTATTGCCTATAATCTGGCGCAGTTGCTGGCCCGGCCAGATGCGGCTTTCGTGTCGGGCGGCCACGAAGGAGTCGACCAGCAGTTGAACGTGTTGTGGACTACGCAGCGCGTCGTGACCGACCATCATTACCGCCACTTTCTGATGGGCAACTACATTGGGATGCACGCAACGGTCATGTACCGGCGGTGGGTATTCGACACGTACCTGTTCGACTCCTCCCTGCGTGCCTGCGAGGATTATCAGTTGTATCTGGCGGTTTCGGCGCAGCATCCGGTCCTGCACCACACAAACATATTGACCGGCTATCGCCAGCACGGAACGAATATGTCATCCGATTCGCTGCTGATGATGACTGTTTCGCTGTCGGTGCTCCAACAACACGAAGTCTTGTTGCGTGACGAAGCAGACAGGCAAGCTTACAAACAGGGTGTAACGTTTTGGCAAAAGCTGTATTGTCAGCAGATGTACCTGCAACTGACCAGCCCATCCCTGGTATTGAACCCGGACCGGCGGGCGGGGTATGTACAGAAGCTCCGGCAAAATGAGCCAGTTTTATTTATGCGTTACCAGCTTTTCCGGTACGTGCCTGTCAAGTCGTTCCTCAAACGAATGCTGCCCCGCCCCCTTATAAAGTGGTTGAAGCAGGCAAAAAAATAA
- a CDS encoding glycosyltransferase: MVNRIPQSPPPVHRVSATEQRPLWSVMVPVFNGSAFLAEALTSVLEQCKGPAHMEIIVVDDASTDTDVAALVASLGQGRIDYIRQPENVGSLRNFETCLNQARGYFIHLLHGDDKVHKGYYQAMTTLFDQHPEAGAAFCRHEHIDEQGHRINVEVLESEQDGLLNNWLLRLATRQRIQYCSISVRRSVYEEVGSFYGVVYGEDWEMWMRIAQRYAMAYTPRLLAAYRHHATSVSGQYHRTAQNLRDLQWVIETIQQYVPEPDRKRVKKQSLKNYAYYGLDTAHRIWSSSNDREGVRAQLKEAIRMHGDLRMYLKIARLYGKIVVNL; the protein is encoded by the coding sequence ATGGTCAATCGTATTCCTCAATCTCCTCCTCCGGTGCATCGGGTTTCGGCTACGGAGCAACGGCCGTTATGGTCGGTGATGGTCCCGGTTTTTAACGGCTCGGCTTTTCTGGCCGAAGCGCTGACCAGCGTTCTGGAACAGTGTAAGGGACCGGCCCACATGGAGATCATAGTGGTGGATGATGCCAGTACCGACACCGACGTTGCAGCATTGGTGGCCAGCCTTGGCCAGGGTCGGATCGACTACATTCGTCAGCCGGAAAACGTGGGCAGTTTACGGAATTTCGAGACTTGCCTGAACCAGGCGCGGGGTTATTTTATTCACCTCCTGCACGGCGATGATAAGGTCCACAAAGGATACTATCAGGCGATGACGACCTTGTTCGATCAACATCCGGAGGCCGGCGCAGCTTTTTGTCGGCATGAGCACATTGATGAGCAGGGGCACCGTATAAATGTGGAAGTACTGGAGTCCGAACAGGATGGCCTACTAAATAACTGGCTGCTACGTCTGGCAACGCGCCAGCGAATTCAGTATTGTAGCATCTCGGTCAGGCGTTCCGTGTACGAAGAAGTGGGGAGCTTTTATGGCGTGGTGTATGGTGAAGACTGGGAAATGTGGATGCGCATTGCCCAGCGTTATGCTATGGCCTATACCCCCCGGTTGCTGGCGGCCTATCGTCACCACGCCACGTCCGTATCGGGACAGTATCATCGGACGGCACAGAATCTGAGGGATCTACAGTGGGTGATCGAAACCATACAACAGTACGTACCTGAACCCGATCGTAAACGCGTAAAGAAGCAATCGTTAAAAAATTACGCCTATTACGGGCTGGATACGGCCCATCGAATCTGGTCTAGTTCGAATGACCGGGAGGGCGTTCGTGCGCAGCTGAAAGAAGCTATCCGCATGCACGGAGACCTTCGAATGTATTTAAAAATTGCCCGTTTGTACGGTAAAATAGTCGTAAACCTGTGA
- a CDS encoding glycosyltransferase — MNKGISIVICTYNGSQLLPATLRHIARQQVPSRVDWEVIVVDNASTDDSANVAAHTWSTLACTAPLTITHQPIPGLNHAREMGFDMASFEYILMCDDDNWLDQNYLTTALDIMDKNPEIGMLGGNGKLIYEVTPPAWVVKYPIHANGPQANKSGLAKEYGVYGAGSVMRKAAYIRIRKAGFKFLLTDRLGSQLSSGGDFELCHGLAMAGYLIWYDERLVFSHFITANRITWSYYVNYLNQDSLSFTVLEPYGIFLKKGSHSLLIFWATLLKNFIYFTGSFLRILVVKNKLMMGRADQSSRLKLIMLKPRIYSYRQVVKMTRNFLLASEFQRRCERQKRSILPSEKRASHELI; from the coding sequence ATGAATAAAGGCATCTCTATTGTAATTTGTACGTATAACGGATCGCAATTATTACCCGCCACCCTACGTCATATTGCCCGGCAGCAAGTGCCGTCGCGAGTCGACTGGGAGGTCATCGTCGTTGATAATGCCTCGACGGACGATTCGGCCAACGTTGCCGCTCATACCTGGTCTACCTTAGCCTGCACAGCGCCTTTGACGATTACCCACCAGCCAATTCCCGGTTTGAACCATGCCCGCGAGATGGGTTTTGACATGGCCAGTTTCGAGTACATCCTGATGTGTGATGATGACAATTGGCTGGATCAAAATTACCTGACCACGGCCCTCGATATAATGGATAAAAATCCGGAGATAGGAATGCTGGGGGGCAATGGCAAGTTGATCTATGAAGTCACTCCACCTGCTTGGGTTGTGAAGTATCCAATTCATGCCAACGGGCCTCAGGCAAACAAAAGCGGGCTGGCGAAAGAGTACGGTGTTTACGGAGCGGGCAGTGTCATGCGCAAAGCCGCCTACATCCGTATACGTAAAGCAGGTTTTAAATTTCTCCTGACCGACCGACTGGGTAGTCAGCTTTCGTCAGGCGGTGATTTTGAATTATGTCATGGGCTAGCCATGGCTGGTTATTTAATTTGGTATGATGAACGCCTGGTATTTAGTCATTTTATAACCGCAAATCGAATTACCTGGTCGTACTACGTTAACTATTTGAATCAGGATTCGTTGTCATTTACCGTACTGGAGCCATATGGAATTTTTCTTAAAAAGGGATCACATAGCTTGCTGATTTTCTGGGCCACTTTGCTTAAAAACTTCATATACTTTACGGGAAGTTTTCTGCGTATTCTGGTAGTTAAAAATAAGTTGATGATGGGCCGCGCCGATCAGTCCAGCCGGCTTAAACTGATTATGCTGAAACCCCGTATTTATTCATACCGGCAGGTTGTGAAAATGACCCGGAATTTTCTCTTGGCCAGCGAATTTCAACGACGATGTGAACGCCAGAAGAGAAGTATTTTGCCAAGTGAGAAGAGAGCATCTCATGAATTAATTTAA
- a CDS encoding lmo0937 family membrane protein, producing MGNLLYTIAVILIIIWLLGFLGFNSFGMGSLIHVLLVIAVIAVVLRLIQGRGV from the coding sequence ATGGGCAATCTGCTGTATACAATCGCGGTTATTCTTATTATCATCTGGCTGTTGGGTTTTCTGGGCTTTAACAGCTTCGGGATGGGCAGCTTGATTCACGTCCTGTTGGTCATTGCCGTCATTGCCGTTGTTTTACGGCTTATTCAGGGTCGGGGCGTTTGA
- a CDS encoding FAD-dependent oxidoreductase: protein MRRTNWLLLLIGAVTCLLPAFKDGHTHRARARPAAVRSADVVIYGGTSAAVIAAVQVKKMGKSVIIVSPDKHLGGLSSGGLGFTDTGNKEVIGGLSREFYQRLYQHYQKAGSWTWQKRDEYGNKGQGTPAIDGTNRTMWIFEPHAAEQVFEDFVRENMLVVYRDEWLDRSTVGRTAKGITRKAGAIQSFRTLAGNSYAGKVFIDATYEGDLMAAAGVRYHVGREANSVYGEAHNGVQVGVFQHGHHFKSPISPYKTPGDPSSGLLPEISPERPGENGTSDAKIQAYCFRMCLSNHPDNRIRFPKPPGYDPGRYELLARVFASGWRETFDKYDPIPNRKTDTNNHGPFSTDYLGKNYDYPEATYERRRAIIRDHELYQKGLMYYLQNDPHVPADVHTAMQAWGLPNDEFTDNGGWPHQLYIREARRMLGEYVMKENDALGKTNVPNPIGMGSYALDAHNAQRFVTKDGFVQNEGDIGVHPDKPYSIAYGSILPKEAECSNLLVPVCVSSSHIAYGSIRMEPVFMILGQSAATAAVLAINRRVSPQRLPYALLQTALLKDGQKLTL, encoded by the coding sequence ATGAGAAGAACTAATTGGCTCCTGCTGTTGATTGGCGCAGTTACGTGCCTGCTACCCGCTTTTAAGGATGGACATACCCATCGCGCCAGGGCCCGACCCGCTGCCGTTCGGTCGGCTGATGTTGTCATTTATGGTGGTACATCAGCGGCCGTCATTGCGGCTGTGCAGGTAAAGAAAATGGGCAAATCGGTCATTATTGTCTCGCCCGACAAGCACCTTGGCGGTCTGTCGTCGGGCGGGCTGGGGTTCACCGATACGGGTAACAAAGAGGTTATTGGTGGTTTATCGCGGGAGTTTTACCAGCGCCTGTACCAGCATTACCAGAAAGCCGGGTCCTGGACTTGGCAGAAACGCGACGAATACGGCAATAAAGGCCAGGGGACACCAGCCATTGACGGTACAAACCGGACCATGTGGATTTTTGAACCCCACGCAGCGGAACAGGTTTTCGAGGATTTTGTCCGGGAAAATATGCTGGTCGTCTACCGGGACGAGTGGCTCGACCGCTCCACGGTTGGACGCACCGCGAAGGGCATCACCAGGAAAGCAGGTGCGATTCAGTCGTTCCGGACGCTGGCCGGCAACAGCTACGCAGGCAAGGTATTCATCGACGCCACTTACGAAGGTGATCTGATGGCAGCAGCGGGGGTTCGGTATCACGTGGGCCGGGAGGCCAACTCAGTTTACGGCGAGGCTCACAATGGCGTTCAGGTTGGCGTGTTCCAGCATGGTCATCATTTTAAGAGTCCCATCAGTCCCTACAAAACACCCGGCGACCCCAGCAGTGGTCTCCTTCCGGAAATAAGCCCGGAACGTCCGGGCGAAAACGGTACGAGCGATGCTAAGATTCAGGCCTACTGTTTCCGGATGTGTTTAAGTAATCACCCCGACAATCGGATACGGTTTCCTAAGCCGCCTGGTTACGACCCCGGCCGGTATGAACTACTGGCGCGGGTTTTTGCCTCGGGCTGGCGCGAAACCTTCGACAAGTACGATCCTATCCCCAATCGCAAAACCGACACCAACAACCACGGTCCGTTCAGCACCGATTACCTCGGCAAAAACTACGATTACCCCGAGGCTACGTATGAACGACGGCGCGCTATTATCCGCGACCATGAGCTGTATCAGAAAGGGTTGATGTACTATCTGCAGAACGACCCACACGTACCCGCCGACGTGCACACGGCTATGCAGGCCTGGGGGTTACCCAACGATGAATTCACCGATAATGGCGGTTGGCCCCATCAACTGTACATCCGAGAAGCCCGTCGGATGCTGGGCGAGTATGTCATGAAAGAAAATGACGCGCTGGGTAAAACAAACGTGCCTAACCCAATCGGGATGGGGTCATACGCCCTGGATGCACACAACGCGCAGCGGTTTGTAACAAAAGACGGGTTTGTTCAGAACGAAGGGGATATTGGGGTACATCCCGACAAACCTTATTCCATTGCCTACGGCTCGATTTTACCCAAAGAGGCCGAATGTTCAAACCTGCTGGTACCCGTTTGTGTATCGAGTTCACACATCGCCTACGGGTCGATACGTATGGAGCCGGTGTTTATGATTCTGGGCCAGTCGGCCGCTACGGCAGCCGTACTGGCCATCAACCGCCGTGTGTCGCCCCAGCGGCTTCCCTACGCACTGTTACAGACAGCCCTCCTGAAAGACGGGCAGAAACTTACGCTATGA
- a CDS encoding acetyl-CoA hydrolase/transferase family protein: MSTVLPLTTASEAVSAIQSGNRVFIHSVAQTPHVLINAMVARADSLRDVEVCHIHTEGPLPYLKEQHTASFRPNSFFIGANMRKQLNQGIGDYVPIFLSEIPLLFQRKVLPIDVALIQVSPPDAHGYCSLGPSVDVSLAAIRSAKYVIAQVNPRVPRTHGDGQIPASMLHAAVDVDEPMYEVMPGAISTEDRKIGQYVASLVDDGATLQLGIGGIPNATLAELIHHKGLGIHTEMFSDGVIDLVERGVITGEHKTVLPYRIVSAFVMGTQRVYDFIDDNPGVVMKPANYTNDTSIIRRNPKVTAINSAIEIDLTGQVCADTIGTYQYSGVGGQMDFVRGASLSEGGKPIIALPSVTSKGLSKIVPFLKEGAGVTTTRAHVHYIVTEYGIADLYGQNLRQRARALINIAHPDHREELDRQAYVRFGSL, from the coding sequence ATGTCCACTGTTCTTCCGTTAACTACCGCCAGCGAAGCCGTTTCGGCCATCCAATCCGGAAATCGCGTATTTATCCATAGCGTTGCTCAAACGCCCCACGTCCTGATCAATGCGATGGTGGCCCGGGCCGACAGTTTGCGCGATGTGGAGGTCTGCCACATCCATACCGAAGGTCCGCTGCCTTACCTGAAAGAACAGCATACGGCTTCATTTCGACCAAACTCGTTTTTTATCGGGGCCAATATGCGGAAGCAGCTGAATCAGGGAATTGGTGATTACGTTCCCATTTTCCTGAGCGAGATCCCCCTTTTGTTTCAGCGCAAGGTTCTACCTATCGACGTGGCGCTGATCCAGGTATCGCCCCCCGATGCGCACGGCTATTGTTCACTCGGCCCATCAGTCGATGTGTCGCTGGCGGCCATCCGATCAGCTAAATACGTCATTGCGCAGGTAAACCCACGGGTACCGCGCACGCATGGTGATGGGCAGATTCCGGCCAGTATGCTCCACGCGGCAGTAGACGTGGACGAACCTATGTACGAAGTAATGCCGGGAGCGATTAGTACCGAAGATCGAAAGATAGGCCAATACGTTGCCAGTCTGGTCGACGATGGGGCTACCCTACAATTAGGCATTGGCGGGATTCCGAATGCCACACTGGCCGAACTTATTCACCACAAGGGATTGGGCATTCATACCGAGATGTTTTCCGATGGCGTAATCGACCTGGTTGAACGGGGCGTGATTACGGGCGAGCACAAAACGGTGCTCCCCTACCGTATCGTGTCGGCTTTTGTGATGGGTACCCAGCGCGTGTATGACTTTATCGACGACAATCCGGGCGTGGTTATGAAACCCGCCAATTACACCAACGACACGTCTATCATCCGGCGTAATCCCAAAGTAACGGCTATCAACTCCGCCATTGAGATTGATCTTACGGGGCAGGTGTGCGCCGATACCATCGGTACGTATCAATACTCGGGAGTGGGTGGCCAAATGGACTTTGTGCGGGGCGCATCCCTGTCGGAAGGTGGTAAACCCATCATCGCGCTGCCCTCGGTAACGAGCAAAGGCCTCAGCAAGATCGTTCCTTTTTTGAAAGAAGGAGCCGGTGTAACCACCACCCGCGCCCACGTCCACTACATCGTTACCGAGTATGGTATTGCCGATCTGTACGGACAGAATCTGCGGCAACGCGCCCGAGCACTCATTAACATCGCCCATCCCGACCACCGCGAAGAACTGGATCGTCAGGCTTACGTCCGCTTTGGGAGCCTGTAA
- a CDS encoding DUF2267 domain-containing protein, with translation MQYPEFIHEAKAKLSVDTEQEVLDITRAFLHTLTEHLAGNAADNLGAQLPAQLLDIIREISPEDRDQGERFKLAEFYERVADKLGVDTDTATRYTQQFMQVLGPMVTHSELHKIKSTLSDDYAPLFENVTTAQDAAR, from the coding sequence ATGCAATACCCTGAATTCATCCACGAAGCAAAGGCCAAACTCAGCGTCGATACCGAACAGGAGGTCCTCGATATTACCCGGGCTTTTCTGCACACCCTCACAGAGCACCTCGCCGGTAATGCAGCCGATAACCTCGGCGCCCAGTTGCCCGCTCAGCTCCTCGATATTATCCGCGAGATAAGTCCCGAAGACCGGGATCAGGGCGAGCGATTTAAGCTGGCCGAGTTTTACGAGCGCGTGGCCGACAAGCTTGGGGTTGATACCGATACGGCTACGCGGTACACGCAGCAGTTCATGCAGGTACTGGGGCCAATGGTTACCCATAGTGAACTGCACAAAATTAAAAGTACCTTGTCGGACGATTACGCGCCCCTGTTCGAGAACGTAACAACGGCGCAGGATGCGGCCCGCTGA
- a CDS encoding GH1 family beta-glucosidase, giving the protein MSSQPLASAQPAQPAPPPLTRQPFGPDFIWGTATAAYQIEGAVDRDGRGPSIWDTFAHTKGKIKTGEHADSACEFYDRYPSDLRLHRELGFSAFRFSLSWSRILPDGTGPLHGGRINDPGLRFYDRLIDECLALGITPWITLYHWDLPQALEAKGGWANRQVVDWFAEFADICTKAFGHKVKHWIILNEPLASSVLGYFTGMHAPGRRSFRSLLPVIHHTTLAQAEGGRVVRRNIPDARVGTTFSCSPVDPFTTQPRDVAAAARVDALLNRLYIEPALGLGYPSETLPFLGGIIKKVAKPGDLERLAFNFDFIGLQHYFRAVVEHTYFMPYLWAREISPLQRSVPILTEMGWEVSPDSMYRIIEQFGRYDGVNQIYITESGAAFYDTVQDGAVIDTARVDYHHHYLHHVLRARQNRFPVAGYFAWTFLDNFEWAEGYRPRFGLVYVDFRTQQRIVKASGRWFQHFLTS; this is encoded by the coding sequence TTGTCCAGCCAGCCGCTCGCGTCCGCCCAACCCGCCCAACCCGCTCCTCCCCCTCTCACCCGTCAGCCGTTCGGCCCCGACTTCATCTGGGGCACTGCCACGGCTGCCTACCAGATAGAAGGGGCGGTTGACCGCGACGGGCGGGGGCCTTCCATATGGGACACGTTTGCCCACACGAAGGGAAAAATCAAGACCGGCGAACATGCCGACAGCGCTTGCGAGTTCTACGACCGCTACCCGTCTGATCTGCGGCTGCACCGGGAACTGGGCTTCTCGGCGTTTCGGTTTTCGCTCTCGTGGTCCCGCATCCTCCCCGACGGGACCGGTCCCCTGCACGGCGGACGTATCAATGATCCGGGGCTTCGCTTTTACGACCGGCTCATCGACGAGTGCCTGGCGCTGGGCATAACTCCCTGGATAACGCTGTACCACTGGGACCTGCCGCAGGCGCTCGAAGCCAAAGGTGGCTGGGCTAACCGGCAGGTCGTCGACTGGTTTGCCGAGTTTGCGGATATCTGCACCAAAGCTTTCGGCCACAAGGTAAAGCACTGGATCATTCTGAATGAACCCCTGGCATCGTCGGTTCTGGGTTATTTCACCGGCATGCACGCGCCCGGCCGCCGTAGTTTCCGGAGCCTGCTGCCCGTTATTCACCACACTACCCTGGCGCAGGCCGAAGGAGGACGGGTGGTTCGCCGAAATATACCCGACGCGCGGGTAGGCACTACGTTCTCCTGCTCGCCGGTTGATCCCTTCACGACGCAGCCCCGTGACGTAGCGGCAGCAGCCCGGGTCGATGCGCTCCTGAACCGGCTCTATATCGAACCCGCGCTGGGGCTGGGTTACCCGAGCGAAACGCTGCCTTTTCTGGGTGGTATCATCAAAAAAGTGGCGAAACCCGGCGATCTGGAACGGCTGGCTTTCAACTTCGATTTCATTGGTCTGCAACATTATTTCCGGGCGGTGGTGGAGCATACCTACTTCATGCCCTACTTGTGGGCCAGGGAGATTTCGCCCCTTCAACGCAGCGTACCAATTCTCACTGAAATGGGCTGGGAGGTGTCTCCCGACAGTATGTACCGCATTATTGAGCAGTTTGGCCGGTATGACGGAGTCAACCAGATATACATCACCGAGAGCGGAGCCGCTTTCTACGATACCGTTCAGGACGGCGCAGTAATTGATACGGCGCGGGTCGACTATCACCATCACTACCTCCACCACGTTTTACGGGCCCGGCAGAATAGGTTTCCCGTTGCCGGATATTTCGCCTGGACTTTTCTCGATAACTTCGAGTGGGCGGAAGGCTACCGGCCCCGCTTCGGTCTGGTATATGTCGACTTTCGCACCCAGCAACGGATCGTAAAAGCATCCGGGCGCTGGTTTCAGCACTTTTTAACCAGCTGA
- a CDS encoding bile acid:sodium symporter family protein, with translation MAKNSLGSLLARVGLDWFILALLAMIGLAKLWPGPGVQEGPFSLSSLASYGVSLIFFFYGLRLNFDQLKAGLRNYRLHLVIHLTTFVIFPALVLGARTFLMTPETELLWLGIFYVAALPSTVSSSVVMVSIAGGNIPAAIFNASISSLIGVFITPIWMSYLLTSTNGDYDLNSVIGKLTLQVIVPVIAGLLLNRRLGWIAERYKSYLRYFDQLTILIIVYTAFCESFTLNLFADYSASDLIELAALMLGLFFLIFGIVHVLSRLLHFEPEDRITALFCGSKKSLVQGSVMANVLFPGTIAGVVLLPIMIYHALQLIVASIIAQAMAHRQRENSEVIPE, from the coding sequence ATGGCAAAAAATTCTTTAGGCTCCTTACTGGCCCGCGTTGGGCTCGACTGGTTTATCCTCGCACTGCTGGCCATGATCGGGCTGGCTAAACTATGGCCCGGCCCCGGCGTTCAGGAAGGCCCTTTTTCGCTCTCCTCCCTGGCGAGTTACGGCGTTTCTCTTATTTTCTTTTTCTATGGATTACGGCTGAATTTTGATCAGTTGAAAGCAGGATTGCGCAACTACCGGCTCCACCTGGTCATTCACCTCACCACCTTCGTTATTTTTCCCGCCCTGGTGCTGGGCGCACGAACATTTTTGATGACCCCGGAAACCGAATTACTCTGGCTGGGCATTTTCTACGTAGCCGCTCTCCCGTCTACCGTCTCATCGTCGGTGGTCATGGTATCCATTGCGGGGGGCAACATTCCGGCGGCTATTTTTAACGCCAGCATTTCCAGTCTGATCGGGGTGTTCATCACGCCCATCTGGATGAGTTACCTGCTAACTTCTACCAACGGGGACTACGACCTCAACAGCGTCATTGGCAAGCTGACCCTCCAGGTCATCGTACCGGTGATTGCGGGCCTATTGCTCAACCGGCGACTGGGCTGGATTGCCGAGCGCTACAAGTCATACCTGCGCTACTTCGATCAGCTGACCATCCTGATAATTGTCTACACCGCTTTCTGCGAATCGTTTACGCTCAACCTCTTCGCCGACTACTCCGCCAGCGACCTGATTGAACTGGCGGCCCTGATGCTGGGGTTGTTCTTCCTGATCTTCGGCATAGTGCATGTGCTGAGCCGGCTCCTGCATTTCGAGCCGGAAGACCGGATTACGGCCCTGTTCTGCGGCTCCAAAAAATCCCTGGTTCAGGGTAGTGTGATGGCTAATGTCCTGTTCCCGGGTACAATTGCCGGCGTTGTCTTGCTACCCATCATGATCTACCACGCCCTGCAGCTCATCGTAGCCAGCATCATTGCCCAGGCCATGGCGCACCGGCAGCGCGAAAATTCTGAGGTCATTCCGGAGTGA